In one Neobacillus sp. CF12 genomic region, the following are encoded:
- the tlp gene encoding small acid-soluble spore protein Tlp has protein sequence MTYNNKPKPDDRSDNAEKLQSMIHDTIENIEAAEESLQFTESETQRQQIEAKNQRRRESIESYRSEIKDEV, from the coding sequence ATGACCTACAATAACAAACCGAAACCAGATGACCGCAGTGATAATGCAGAAAAGCTACAGTCAATGATTCATGATACGATTGAAAACATTGAGGCAGCGGAAGAATCACTTCAATTTACAGAAAGTGAAACACAGCGCCAGCAAATTGAAGCAAAAAACCAAAGACGCCGTGAAAGCATTGAATCCTACCGTTCAGAAATTAAGGACGAAGTCTAA